A stretch of DNA from Trichocoleus sp.:
ATGCTGCGGCAATGACGCCCCCAATCACTCCAGCGCCCAGGAAGACTTTTAACAGCCCTGAAGACTGCTGTGGCACAACAGAAATTGGACGTGCCGAAATGACTGGGTTTTGAGTCGATCGGCCAGAACGTTGATAGGGAGCAACCGCCACTGTTGCAGTATGTCCTGACGCCGCAGGCTGAGTTGCAACGGGTACAACTGCATCAAGTGAGGCGTAGTGAGGCAGGAGAGCCAGCCATTGCTCAACGGTTGCGGGACGATAGCGAGACTCAACTGCCATCCCCCGGATCACAGCCTGATTCACCGACAAACTGAGGTCAGGACGGATATCAAGCGGCGTCGGCATATGTTCTCGATCGCGCAGAATGGAGGCGACGGGCGTATGAGCCGTTAGCAGTGCATAGAGCGTTGCTGCTAGACCATAAACATCGGTGGCAGGAGTTCGCTTGCCCTGAGAAAGATATTGCTCGATCGGGGCATATCCAGCAGAGATAAAGCTTGTATGGGTTTGGGTGCGATCGGCAGTAAACTCACGAGCAATGCCAAAGTCAATCAAAATGACTTGCTGAGTTCCCTGTCGCAAAATAATGTTTTCCGGCTTAACGTCTCGATGTAATAGCCCACTGCGATGAACCACCTGAAGCGCAGCCCCAATCTGCCGGATGTAGTGAATGGCAACGGGTTCTGGCAAGGGACGCTCGGGAAAAACGACGGTTTGGAGCGTTTGCCCCGGCACATAGTCCATGACGAGGTAGGGCAACCCTTCCTCAACAAAGAAATCATTGACGCGCACAATATTGGGATGGACACAAATTGCCAGACGACGAGCCTCATCCTGAAATTTGCGCTGAAGTTCGTCAAAGTTTTGCTGATCCAGTCCGGCAAAGATATTTAAGGTTTTAATCACCACTGCCTGATTGAGCAGATGATGCGTTGCCTTAAAAGTAATACCAAATCCACCCTGACCAATAACGTGATCAAGGGTATATTTTCCCCCTTGCAAAGTTTTGCCGACTAG
This window harbors:
- a CDS encoding protein kinase is translated as MNTLVGKTLQGGKYTLDHVIGQGGFGITFKATHHLLNQAVVIKTLNIFAGLDQQNFDELQRKFQDEARRLAICVHPNIVRVNDFFVEEGLPYLVMDYVPGQTLQTVVFPERPLPEPVAIHYIRQIGAALQVVHRSGLLHRDVKPENIILRQGTQQVILIDFGIAREFTADRTQTHTSFISAGYAPIEQYLSQGKRTPATDVYGLAATLYALLTAHTPVASILRDREHMPTPLDIRPDLSLSVNQAVIRGMAVESRYRPATVEQWLALLPHYASLDAVVPVATQPAASGHTATVAVAPYQRSGRSTQNPVISARPISVVPQQSSGLLKVFLGAGVIGGVIAAALGIVLNPPKHMPLKVEPSPVEPPTQPVERPVIREPVRPSPLEIPSVEASPSATPSPEAIESPEPIQSPDASPSPEESPAATTTTTDPATTTSSPTPIAEPSPPTLPSPSPEVTPSPDNSSNSPEKPDRASPGIISEPPPPTSPTPSP